In a genomic window of Melopsittacus undulatus isolate bMelUnd1 chromosome 1, bMelUnd1.mat.Z, whole genome shotgun sequence:
- the RPL14 gene encoding large ribosomal subunit protein eL14, with translation MVFKRFVEIGRVAFISFGPHAGKLVAIVDVIDQNRALVDGPCSGVRRQAMPFKCMQLTDFVLKFPHSARQKCVRRAWEKENINEKWAATRWAKKIEAREKKAKMTDFDRYKVMKAKKMRNRIIKHEMKKLQKLASQKGKKPEKAPKPQKASKAEKAPKPQKAQKQEKAQKAQK, from the exons ATG GTGTTCAAACGCTTCGTTGAGATTGGCAGAGTTGCCTTTATTTCCTTCGGGCCTCATGCTGGCAAGCTGGTGGCTATTGTGGATGTTATTGACCAAAACAGG gcacTGGTTGATGGCCCCTGCAGTGGTGTCAGGAGGCAGGCTATGCCCTTCAAGTGCATGCAGCTGACTGACTTTGTTCTCAAGTTCCCACACAG TGCTCGTCAGAAGTGTGTGCGACGTGCCTGGGAGAAGgagaatataaatgaaaaatgggCAGCTACAAGGTGGGCAAAGAAGATCGAAGCCCGAGAAAAG aaagccAAAATGACCGACTTTGATCGCTACAAGGttatgaaagcaaagaaaatg agAAACAGGATCATCAAGCATGAAATGAAGAAGCTCCAGAAGTTGGCTTCTCAAAAGGGCAAGAAGCCAGAGAAGGCGCCAAAGCCACAGAAGGcatcaaaggcagaaaaggctCCAAAGCCACAGAAGGCACAGAAGCAGGAGAAGGCGCAGaaggcacagaaataa
- the GASK1A gene encoding Golgi-associated kinase 1A: protein MLSLSLQVQRPWRRTGLKPPAPAALAVLLALALLALARLTPPPHHPLHPLPASSPPAPWQEVAAPLSRGRAPSGRVPVLQEQPHGRGRRQRRGAAGDAPPWFSDDDLQKMQLLASGQVVSKTRIPAHGQVLRVGLQAIGDAGRDSAPERDCQDGHCGLIKRPRDLYEVLAFHLDRVLGLNRSLPAVARRFTSHLLPYSYTNGSLRPIIWWAPDLQHLEDANNDQNSCALGWLQYQEMLRPHGPMPADGDAPCSSIPRGEWSRLALFDFLLQVHDRLDRYCCGFEPDPSEPCMEEMLHEKCRNPAELVLVHILVRRSAPSRLVFIDNAGKPQHPEEKLNFRLLQGIDSFPASAVATLRSGRLQSLLLESLRVDRELWESHGGAEGLRPLLRTIDRRARILLRHIREHNLTVFEDTSQQ from the exons ATGCTCTCCCTTTCCCTACAGGTGCAGCGACCATGGAGAAGGACAGGGCTGAAGCCTCCTGCCCCGGCAGCCCTCgcagtgctgctggccctggctctgctggcccTTGCCCGCCTTACCCCCCCACCACATCATCCCCTGCACCCACTGCCTGCAtcatcccccccagccccatggcaggaggtggctgctccCCTATCCAGGGGACGAGCCCCCAGTGGAAGGGTCCCTGTactgcaggagcagccccatggcCGGGGCCGGAGGCAGCGGCGAGGGGCAGCAGGGGATGCTCCCCCATGGTTCTCTGATGATGACCTCCAGAAGATGCAGCTCCTGGCCAGCGGGCAGGTGGTGTCCAAAACCCGCATCCCAGCCCATGGGCAGGTCCTGCGAGTGGGGCTGCAGGCCATAGGGGATGCTGGAAGGGACAGCGCACCAGAAAGGGACTGCCAGGACGGGCACTGTGGGCTCATCAAGCGTCCCAGGGACCTCTATGAGGTGCTGGCTTTCCacctggacagggtgctggggctgaACCGCAGCCTGCCCGCTGTGGCTCGGCGCTtcaccagccacctcctgccctACAGCTACACCAATGGCTCCCTGCGACCCATCATCTGGTGGGCACCGGACCTCCAGCACCTGGAGGATGCCAACAATGACCAGAACTCCTGTGCTCTGGGGTGGCTGCAGTACCAGGAGATGCTGCGGCCCCATGGACCAATGCCAGCGGATGGGGatgctccctgctccagcatcccacGTGGCGAGTGGAGCCGCTTGGCCCTCTTTGACTTCCTCCTCCAG GTTCATGACCGCCTGGACCGCTACTGCTGTGGATTTGAACCCGATCCCTCCGAGCCCTGTATGGAGGAGATGCTCCATGAGAAGTGCCGAAACCCAGCGGAGCTGGTCCTGGTGCACATCCTG GTCCGGAGGAGCGCTCCATCCCGCCTGGTGTTCATTGACAACGCAGGCAAGCCACAGCACCCCGAGGAGAAACTCAACTTCAGGCTCCTGCAAGGCATAGACAG CTTCCCTGCATCAGCCGTGGCCACGCTGCGGTCGGGCAGGCTCCAGAGCCTGCTACTGGAATCACTGCGTGTGGACCGGGAGCTCTGGGAGAGCCATGGTGGTGCTGAGGGCCTGAGACCCCTGCTCCGGACCATTGACAGGCGGGCACGCATCCTGCTGCGGCACATCCGGGAGCACAACCTGACTGTGTTTGAGGACACATCCCAACAGTGA